Proteins from one Salarias fasciatus chromosome 14, fSalaFa1.1, whole genome shotgun sequence genomic window:
- the fosb gene encoding protein FosB isoform X3 has product MQLFWKETKSILPENNKTIHKGDTALSLTAGVAFSFGPPGEMYQGFPGDPDSGSRGSSSPSIESQYLSSVDSFGSPPTTSAPQECASAGAGLSIVGSGPGTSVGGEMPGSFVPTVTAITTSQDLQWMVQPTLISSQASGQSGSTGTTTMTQPVSLVDPYDMPGPSYTSGSGFTPPSSETPGPAPGPIRQSRTRSRRTRDESLTPEEEEKRRVRRERNKLAAAKCRNRRRELTDRLQSETDILEEEKAELEAEISELQKEKERLEFVLVAHQPNCKIQYQDQSQQGAVQLPPVQAQLPPQTLQPPVSIVGLTVKEDSFYLPPAYTAHPASSTQSQPPVQQQQVQPQPQPQPGIMQEVEFSSSFYGDPAPGGPCLMASDSGGGVNHDDAAIGSYNTSYTSSFVFTYPEGACGVSANQRNSSSEQSSDSLNSPSLLAL; this is encoded by the exons ATGCAACTTTTTTGGAAAGAAACCAAGAGCATCTTGCCGGAGAATAATAAAACGATCCACAAAG GTGACACCGCGCTCTCTCTAACTGCAGGTGTCGCGTTCTCTTTCGGTCCCCCCGGGGAGATGTACCAAGGGTTCCCCGGCGACCCCGACAGCGGATCCCGTGGAAGCTCGTCCCCGTCCATTGAGTCACAGTATCTTTCGTCCGTGGACTCCTTCGGGAGCCCGCCGACCACCAGTGCTCCGCAG gAGTGTGCGTCAGCAGGTGCTGGCTTGAGCATTGTGGGCAGCGGGCCAGGGACCAGCGTTGGAGGTGAGATGCCCGGATCATTCGTGCCTACCGTCACCGCCATCACCACCAGCCAGGACCTGCAGTGGATGGTGCAGCCGACTCTGATCTCCTCTCAGGCCTCTGGACAGAGCGGCTCTACAGGGACCACGACCATGACACAGCCAGTGTCACTGGTTGACCCATATGACATGCCGGGCCCCAGTTATACCTCAGGGTCTGGATTCACCCCACCAAGTTCAGAAACTCCAGGGCCAGCACCCGGTCCCATCCGTCAATCCAGAACCCGCAGCCGCCGCACACGAGACGAGTCT CTAacacctgaggaggaggagaagaggcgaGTTCGTCGGGAGAGGAACAAGCTGGCTGCTGCCAAATGCAGAAACCGCAGACGGGAACTCACAGACAGACTGCAGTCG GAGACAGACATACTGGAAGAGGAAAAGGCCGAGCTGGAGGCTGAgatttcagagctgcagaaggAGAAAGAGCGACTGGAGTTTGTCCTGGTTGCCCACCAGCCAAACTGCAAGATCCAGTACCAAGACCAGAGCCAGCAGGGCGCAGTGCAGCTCCCTCCGGTGCAGGCTCAGCTCCCTCCACAGACCTTACAACCGCCTGTCTCCATTGTGGGCTTGACTGTGAAAGAAGACTCTTTCTATCTGCCTCCTGCGTACACAGCCCATCCGGCCTCCTCCACACAGTCCCAGCCAccggtgcagcagcagcaagtccagccgcagcctcagcctcagccagGGATAATGCAGGAGGTAGAGTTTTCCAGTTCTTTCTATGGTGATCCGGCACCTGGTGGGCCATGCCTCATGGCCAGCGACAGTGGTGGTGGTGTTAACCATGACGATGCGGCCATTGGCAGCTACAACACCTCATACACATCTTCATTTGTGTTCACCTACCCAGAGGGAGCCTGCGGGGTCAGTGCCAACCAGCGGAACAGCAGTAGCGAGCAGTCATCTGATTCCTTGAACTCGCCTTCACTGCTGGCTCTCTGA
- the fosb gene encoding protein FosB isoform X1: MQLFWKETKSILPENNKTIHKGDTALSLTAGVAFSFGPPGEMYQGFPGDPDSGSRGSSSPSIESQYLSSVDSFGSPPTTSAPQECASAGAGLSIVGSGPGTSVGGEMPGSFVPTVTAITTSQDLQWMVQPTLISSQASGQSGSTGTTTMTQPVSLVDPYDMPGPSYTSGSGFTPPSSETPGPAPGPIRQSRTRSRRTRDESVSEDGDVGVLLTPEEEEKRRVRRERNKLAAAKCRNRRRELTDRLQSETDILEEEKAELEAEISELQKEKERLEFVLVAHQPNCKIQYQDQSQQGAVQLPPVQAQLPPQTLQPPVSIVGLTVKEDSFYLPPAYTAHPASSTQSQPPVQQQQVQPQPQPQPGIMQEVEFSSSFYGDPAPGGPCLMASDSGGGVNHDDAAIGSYNTSYTSSFVFTYPEGACGVSANQRNSSSEQSSDSLNSPSLLAL, translated from the exons ATGCAACTTTTTTGGAAAGAAACCAAGAGCATCTTGCCGGAGAATAATAAAACGATCCACAAAG GTGACACCGCGCTCTCTCTAACTGCAGGTGTCGCGTTCTCTTTCGGTCCCCCCGGGGAGATGTACCAAGGGTTCCCCGGCGACCCCGACAGCGGATCCCGTGGAAGCTCGTCCCCGTCCATTGAGTCACAGTATCTTTCGTCCGTGGACTCCTTCGGGAGCCCGCCGACCACCAGTGCTCCGCAG gAGTGTGCGTCAGCAGGTGCTGGCTTGAGCATTGTGGGCAGCGGGCCAGGGACCAGCGTTGGAGGTGAGATGCCCGGATCATTCGTGCCTACCGTCACCGCCATCACCACCAGCCAGGACCTGCAGTGGATGGTGCAGCCGACTCTGATCTCCTCTCAGGCCTCTGGACAGAGCGGCTCTACAGGGACCACGACCATGACACAGCCAGTGTCACTGGTTGACCCATATGACATGCCGGGCCCCAGTTATACCTCAGGGTCTGGATTCACCCCACCAAGTTCAGAAACTCCAGGGCCAGCACCCGGTCCCATCCGTCAATCCAGAACCCGCAGCCGCCGCACACGAGACGAGTCTGTGAGTGAAGATGGAGATGTTGGTGTGTTA CTAacacctgaggaggaggagaagaggcgaGTTCGTCGGGAGAGGAACAAGCTGGCTGCTGCCAAATGCAGAAACCGCAGACGGGAACTCACAGACAGACTGCAGTCG GAGACAGACATACTGGAAGAGGAAAAGGCCGAGCTGGAGGCTGAgatttcagagctgcagaaggAGAAAGAGCGACTGGAGTTTGTCCTGGTTGCCCACCAGCCAAACTGCAAGATCCAGTACCAAGACCAGAGCCAGCAGGGCGCAGTGCAGCTCCCTCCGGTGCAGGCTCAGCTCCCTCCACAGACCTTACAACCGCCTGTCTCCATTGTGGGCTTGACTGTGAAAGAAGACTCTTTCTATCTGCCTCCTGCGTACACAGCCCATCCGGCCTCCTCCACACAGTCCCAGCCAccggtgcagcagcagcaagtccagccgcagcctcagcctcagccagGGATAATGCAGGAGGTAGAGTTTTCCAGTTCTTTCTATGGTGATCCGGCACCTGGTGGGCCATGCCTCATGGCCAGCGACAGTGGTGGTGGTGTTAACCATGACGATGCGGCCATTGGCAGCTACAACACCTCATACACATCTTCATTTGTGTTCACCTACCCAGAGGGAGCCTGCGGGGTCAGTGCCAACCAGCGGAACAGCAGTAGCGAGCAGTCATCTGATTCCTTGAACTCGCCTTCACTGCTGGCTCTCTGA
- the fosb gene encoding protein FosB isoform X5: MQLFWKETKSILPENNKTIHKGDTALSLTAGVAFSFGPPGEMYQGFPGDPDSGSRGSSSPSIESQYLSSVDSFGSPPTTSAPQECASAGAGLSIVGSGPGTSVGGEMPGSFVPTVTAITTSQDLQWMVQPTLISSQASGQSGSTGTTTMTQPVSLVDPYDMPGPSYTSGSGFTPPSSETPGPAPGPIRQSRTRSRRTRDESVSEDGDVGVLLTPEEEEKRRVRRERNKLAAAKCRNRRRELTDRLQSETDILEEEKAELEAEISELQKEKERLEFVLVAHQPNCKIQYQDQSQQGAVQLPPVQAQLPPQTLQPPVSIVGLTVKEDSFYLPPAYTAHPASSTQSQPPVQQQQVQPQPQPQPGIMQESSTPESPKTPSSPWDLE, from the exons ATGCAACTTTTTTGGAAAGAAACCAAGAGCATCTTGCCGGAGAATAATAAAACGATCCACAAAG GTGACACCGCGCTCTCTCTAACTGCAGGTGTCGCGTTCTCTTTCGGTCCCCCCGGGGAGATGTACCAAGGGTTCCCCGGCGACCCCGACAGCGGATCCCGTGGAAGCTCGTCCCCGTCCATTGAGTCACAGTATCTTTCGTCCGTGGACTCCTTCGGGAGCCCGCCGACCACCAGTGCTCCGCAG gAGTGTGCGTCAGCAGGTGCTGGCTTGAGCATTGTGGGCAGCGGGCCAGGGACCAGCGTTGGAGGTGAGATGCCCGGATCATTCGTGCCTACCGTCACCGCCATCACCACCAGCCAGGACCTGCAGTGGATGGTGCAGCCGACTCTGATCTCCTCTCAGGCCTCTGGACAGAGCGGCTCTACAGGGACCACGACCATGACACAGCCAGTGTCACTGGTTGACCCATATGACATGCCGGGCCCCAGTTATACCTCAGGGTCTGGATTCACCCCACCAAGTTCAGAAACTCCAGGGCCAGCACCCGGTCCCATCCGTCAATCCAGAACCCGCAGCCGCCGCACACGAGACGAGTCTGTGAGTGAAGATGGAGATGTTGGTGTGTTA CTAacacctgaggaggaggagaagaggcgaGTTCGTCGGGAGAGGAACAAGCTGGCTGCTGCCAAATGCAGAAACCGCAGACGGGAACTCACAGACAGACTGCAGTCG GAGACAGACATACTGGAAGAGGAAAAGGCCGAGCTGGAGGCTGAgatttcagagctgcagaaggAGAAAGAGCGACTGGAGTTTGTCCTGGTTGCCCACCAGCCAAACTGCAAGATCCAGTACCAAGACCAGAGCCAGCAGGGCGCAGTGCAGCTCCCTCCGGTGCAGGCTCAGCTCCCTCCACAGACCTTACAACCGCCTGTCTCCATTGTGGGCTTGACTGTGAAAGAAGACTCTTTCTATCTGCCTCCTGCGTACACAGCCCATCCGGCCTCCTCCACACAGTCCCAGCCAccggtgcagcagcagcaagtccagccgcagcctcagcctcagccagGGATAATGCAGGAG TCTTCGACCCCCGAGAGCCCgaagaccccctccagcccatGGGACCTTGAGTGA
- the fosb gene encoding protein FosB isoform X2, with protein sequence MQLFWKETKSILPENNKTIHKGVAFSFGPPGEMYQGFPGDPDSGSRGSSSPSIESQYLSSVDSFGSPPTTSAPQECASAGAGLSIVGSGPGTSVGGEMPGSFVPTVTAITTSQDLQWMVQPTLISSQASGQSGSTGTTTMTQPVSLVDPYDMPGPSYTSGSGFTPPSSETPGPAPGPIRQSRTRSRRTRDESVSEDGDVGVLLTPEEEEKRRVRRERNKLAAAKCRNRRRELTDRLQSETDILEEEKAELEAEISELQKEKERLEFVLVAHQPNCKIQYQDQSQQGAVQLPPVQAQLPPQTLQPPVSIVGLTVKEDSFYLPPAYTAHPASSTQSQPPVQQQQVQPQPQPQPGIMQEVEFSSSFYGDPAPGGPCLMASDSGGGVNHDDAAIGSYNTSYTSSFVFTYPEGACGVSANQRNSSSEQSSDSLNSPSLLAL encoded by the exons ATGCAACTTTTTTGGAAAGAAACCAAGAGCATCTTGCCGGAGAATAATAAAACGATCCACAAAG GTGTCGCGTTCTCTTTCGGTCCCCCCGGGGAGATGTACCAAGGGTTCCCCGGCGACCCCGACAGCGGATCCCGTGGAAGCTCGTCCCCGTCCATTGAGTCACAGTATCTTTCGTCCGTGGACTCCTTCGGGAGCCCGCCGACCACCAGTGCTCCGCAG gAGTGTGCGTCAGCAGGTGCTGGCTTGAGCATTGTGGGCAGCGGGCCAGGGACCAGCGTTGGAGGTGAGATGCCCGGATCATTCGTGCCTACCGTCACCGCCATCACCACCAGCCAGGACCTGCAGTGGATGGTGCAGCCGACTCTGATCTCCTCTCAGGCCTCTGGACAGAGCGGCTCTACAGGGACCACGACCATGACACAGCCAGTGTCACTGGTTGACCCATATGACATGCCGGGCCCCAGTTATACCTCAGGGTCTGGATTCACCCCACCAAGTTCAGAAACTCCAGGGCCAGCACCCGGTCCCATCCGTCAATCCAGAACCCGCAGCCGCCGCACACGAGACGAGTCTGTGAGTGAAGATGGAGATGTTGGTGTGTTA CTAacacctgaggaggaggagaagaggcgaGTTCGTCGGGAGAGGAACAAGCTGGCTGCTGCCAAATGCAGAAACCGCAGACGGGAACTCACAGACAGACTGCAGTCG GAGACAGACATACTGGAAGAGGAAAAGGCCGAGCTGGAGGCTGAgatttcagagctgcagaaggAGAAAGAGCGACTGGAGTTTGTCCTGGTTGCCCACCAGCCAAACTGCAAGATCCAGTACCAAGACCAGAGCCAGCAGGGCGCAGTGCAGCTCCCTCCGGTGCAGGCTCAGCTCCCTCCACAGACCTTACAACCGCCTGTCTCCATTGTGGGCTTGACTGTGAAAGAAGACTCTTTCTATCTGCCTCCTGCGTACACAGCCCATCCGGCCTCCTCCACACAGTCCCAGCCAccggtgcagcagcagcaagtccagccgcagcctcagcctcagccagGGATAATGCAGGAGGTAGAGTTTTCCAGTTCTTTCTATGGTGATCCGGCACCTGGTGGGCCATGCCTCATGGCCAGCGACAGTGGTGGTGGTGTTAACCATGACGATGCGGCCATTGGCAGCTACAACACCTCATACACATCTTCATTTGTGTTCACCTACCCAGAGGGAGCCTGCGGGGTCAGTGCCAACCAGCGGAACAGCAGTAGCGAGCAGTCATCTGATTCCTTGAACTCGCCTTCACTGCTGGCTCTCTGA
- the fosb gene encoding protein FosB isoform X4 — MQLFWKETKSILPENNKTIHKGDTALSLTAGVAFSFGPPGEMYQGFPGDPDSGSRGSSSPSIESQYLSSVDSFGSPPTTSAPQECASAGAGLSIVGSGPGTSVGGEMPGSFVPTVTAITTSQDLQWMVQPTLISSQASGQSGSTGTTTMTQPVSLVDPYDMPGPSYTSGSGFTPPSSETPGPAPGPIRQSRTRSRRTRDESVSEDGDVGVLLTPEEEEKRRVRRERNKLAAAKCRNRRRELTDRLQSETDILEEEKAELEAEISELQKEKERLEFVLVAHQPNCKIQYQDQSQQGAVQLPPVQAQLPPQTLQPPVSIVGLTVKEDSFYLPPAYTAHPASSTQSQPPVQQQQVQPQPQPQPGIMQEREPAGSVPTSGTAVASSHLIP; from the exons ATGCAACTTTTTTGGAAAGAAACCAAGAGCATCTTGCCGGAGAATAATAAAACGATCCACAAAG GTGACACCGCGCTCTCTCTAACTGCAGGTGTCGCGTTCTCTTTCGGTCCCCCCGGGGAGATGTACCAAGGGTTCCCCGGCGACCCCGACAGCGGATCCCGTGGAAGCTCGTCCCCGTCCATTGAGTCACAGTATCTTTCGTCCGTGGACTCCTTCGGGAGCCCGCCGACCACCAGTGCTCCGCAG gAGTGTGCGTCAGCAGGTGCTGGCTTGAGCATTGTGGGCAGCGGGCCAGGGACCAGCGTTGGAGGTGAGATGCCCGGATCATTCGTGCCTACCGTCACCGCCATCACCACCAGCCAGGACCTGCAGTGGATGGTGCAGCCGACTCTGATCTCCTCTCAGGCCTCTGGACAGAGCGGCTCTACAGGGACCACGACCATGACACAGCCAGTGTCACTGGTTGACCCATATGACATGCCGGGCCCCAGTTATACCTCAGGGTCTGGATTCACCCCACCAAGTTCAGAAACTCCAGGGCCAGCACCCGGTCCCATCCGTCAATCCAGAACCCGCAGCCGCCGCACACGAGACGAGTCTGTGAGTGAAGATGGAGATGTTGGTGTGTTA CTAacacctgaggaggaggagaagaggcgaGTTCGTCGGGAGAGGAACAAGCTGGCTGCTGCCAAATGCAGAAACCGCAGACGGGAACTCACAGACAGACTGCAGTCG GAGACAGACATACTGGAAGAGGAAAAGGCCGAGCTGGAGGCTGAgatttcagagctgcagaaggAGAAAGAGCGACTGGAGTTTGTCCTGGTTGCCCACCAGCCAAACTGCAAGATCCAGTACCAAGACCAGAGCCAGCAGGGCGCAGTGCAGCTCCCTCCGGTGCAGGCTCAGCTCCCTCCACAGACCTTACAACCGCCTGTCTCCATTGTGGGCTTGACTGTGAAAGAAGACTCTTTCTATCTGCCTCCTGCGTACACAGCCCATCCGGCCTCCTCCACACAGTCCCAGCCAccggtgcagcagcagcaagtccagccgcagcctcagcctcagccagGGATAATGCAGGAG AGGGAGCCTGCGGGGTCAGTGCCAACCAGCGGAACAGCAGTAGCGAGCAGTCATCTGATTCCTTGA
- the c14h19orf47 gene encoding uncharacterized protein C19orf47 homolog encodes MASVTTATSEWIQFFKDAGIPASLAVTYAVSFVDNRIQKNMLMDLSKDIMMDLGITVIGDIIAILKHAKQVHRQDMCKMATEAISSGQTSVQAELRRTAKTPATRMIANALSHDSPPATPACRQDSRLSVTVSNVQATKNSKTVVSQPADEGNGLPAVKRRRVTAEMEGKYIINMPKGTTARTRRILAQQAKKGLKRTSVFSRLGAESKADTTTSNNKPTGVFSRLDGGDEGDDELRAGNVAETLNEDEEDEESDGEGSVLQYAGVLKKLPPLQRKGPATKPAAITLRRLGGKFKLPPSDTPTSSSSSLNGVPAAKISVLQRLGKLPATHSNAALSSPAADTQDNRVTSSRPRAEGRATAASPKVSSSTAAAGGGDAVSAQMDARAVSVFKRLGSKRT; translated from the exons ATGGCGTCCGTAACAACAG CCACCTCGGAGTGGATTCAGTTTTTTAAAGATGCAGGGATCCCAGCCAGTCTTGCTGTCACATATGCAGTTTCTTTTGTGGACAACAG AATTCAGAAGAACATGCTGATGGACCTCAGTAAAGACATCATGATGGACCTGGGTATCACAGTCATTGGGGACATCATTGCCATTCTTAAACATGCCAAGCAGGTCCACAGGCAG GACATGTGCAAAATGGCGACAGAAGCCATCTCCTCAGGACAGACCAGTGTTCAAGCTGAGCTCAGAAGAACTGCCAAAACTC CTGCCACTCGCATGATTGCCAACGCCTTGAGCCATGACTCCCCACCAGCTACTCCAGCCTGTCGACAAGACAGCCGCCTCTCTGTCACTGTGTCCAACGTGCAAGCAACCAAGAACAGCAAAACGG TCGTAAGTCAACCTGCTGATGAGGGAAACGGTTTGCCAGCAGTGAAGCGCCGGCGCGTGACGGCAGAGATGGAAGGAAAATATATCATCAACATGCCCAAAGGCACCACAGCTCGTACCCGTCGAATCCTGGCCCAGCAGGCCAAGAAAG GTTTGAAACGGACCTCTGTGTTTTCGCGACTTGGAGCCGAATCCAAGGCAGACACGACAACAAGCAATAATAAG CCAACCGGAGTGTTCAGTCGCCTCGACGGAGGGGATGAAGGCGACGACGAACTGAGAGCAGGGAACGTGGCCGAAACCTTGAACGAGgacgaggaagacgaggagagcGACGGAGAAGGCTCCGTCCTGCAGTACGCCGGCGTGCTGAAGAAACTCCCTCCGCTGCAGAGAAAAGGGCCAGCCACGAAACCAGCAGCGATTACCCTGCGACGCCTGGGAGGCAAATTCAAACTACCTCCCTCCGAcactcccacctcctcctcctcttctctcaaCGGCGTCCCCGCCGCTAAGATCAGTGTTCTTCAGAGACTGGGAAAGCTCCCCGCCACGCATTCAAACGCCGCCCTGTCGTCCCCGGCCGCAGACACGCAGGACAACAGGGTGACCAGCAGCAGGCCCCGGGCAGAGGGGAGGGCGACCGCGGCGAGCCCCAAGGTGAGCAGCAGCACcgcggcggcgggaggaggagacgcCGTCAGCGCCCAGATGGACGCCAGAGCCGTCAGCGTGTTCAAGAGACTGGGCAGCAAGAGAACCTAA